The following are encoded together in the Magnetospirillum gryphiswaldense MSR-1 v2 genome:
- a CDS encoding phasin family protein, giving the protein MTTPAKPAAKKTAAPKSAAAKVAAKPAATAPAPTPVAVEAPVVAEAPVVVAAPVEVAVPAPAVVEVEAPVVVEAAPVVEVVAAIAEPAPAQSDAAARAQAAALKSYEELSAAAKDALDAVVASSEVLSQGLQNLGNTVYGLAQQSVDEGVALSKQLMAAKTMRELIDLQSAQVKAQLDRLLTEAPRLGDLSVKLVEDAVAPLNARVKAVVEKFTKPGV; this is encoded by the coding sequence ATGACTACCCCCGCCAAGCCCGCCGCCAAGAAAACCGCTGCCCCCAAATCCGCCGCCGCCAAGGTTGCAGCCAAGCCCGCCGCGACCGCCCCGGCCCCGACCCCGGTCGCCGTTGAAGCTCCGGTTGTGGCTGAAGCCCCGGTCGTCGTCGCTGCCCCGGTTGAAGTTGCGGTCCCGGCTCCGGCTGTGGTTGAAGTTGAAGCTCCGGTTGTGGTTGAGGCCGCCCCGGTGGTCGAGGTTGTCGCTGCCATCGCCGAACCGGCCCCGGCTCAAAGCGATGCCGCCGCCCGGGCCCAGGCCGCGGCGCTGAAATCCTATGAAGAATTGTCGGCTGCTGCCAAGGATGCCCTTGATGCCGTCGTCGCCTCGTCGGAAGTGCTGTCGCAGGGCTTGCAGAATTTGGGCAACACCGTCTATGGCCTGGCCCAGCAGAGCGTTGACGAAGGCGTGGCCTTGTCCAAGCAATTGATGGCGGCCAAGACCATGCGCGAACTGATCGATCTGCAATCCGCCCAGGTCAAGGCGCAGTTGGACCGCCTGTTGACCGAGGCGCCGCGCCTGGGCGACCTGTCGGTCAAGCTGGTCGAGGATGCGGTGGCGCCGTTGAACGCCCGCGTCAAGGCGGTGGTCGAGAAGTTCACCAAGCCCGGCG